The region CGTGCTCATGCTCCGCCTCCCTGCTTCCTCTCCGGACTTGTTATGTGGACTATACTACCAACTCGCAAGTGGAGCAACGATTTCCGGGGGCTTCAGAGCTCCGAGAGGATCTTCTTCGCCCGCGGGATGGAGGGCGGGCTCATGGAGAGTTCGGTCACGCCGAGGCGCACGAGATAAGGGATCATGCCGGGGTCTCCCGCGGCCTCGCCGCAGGCTCCGACCCAGATGCCGGCCTCGCGGGCGGCCTCGCAGGTGTGGCGGATGAGCTCCAGGACGGCGGGGTGGTCGGCCCGGTAGAGGCGGCGCAGCCGCTCGTTGCCCCTGTCGGCGGCCAGGGTGTACTGGATCAGGTCGTTCGTCCCGATGGAGAAGAAGGAGACCTCGCGGGCGAGCTCTCCGGCCAGGATGGCCGCGGCGGGCGTCTCGATCATCACCCCCGCCTCCAGCGGGCCGCAGGGCGTTCCCTCCTCCTCGAGCTCCCGGCGGCACTCCTCCAGGTGCTCCCTCGCCGCCCGGACCTCCTCCACCCCGGTCACCATCGGGAACATCACCTTCAGGTTGCCGTGCGCCGCCGCGCGCAGAACGGCCCGCAGCTGGGTCCTGAAGAGGTCCGGCAAGTCCAGAGACATCCTTATCCCCCGCCACCCCAGAAACGGGTTCTCCTCGGCCGGCCGGTCTATCCCCGGAAGATCCTTGTCCCCGCCCACGTCCAGGGTCCTCACGATCACCGGCCTCTCCCCGAAGACCTCCACGACCCGCCGGTAGGCGGCGTACTGCTCCTCCTCGGAGGGCAGCTCGTCCCGCTCCATGAACAAAAACTCCGTCCGGAAGAGCCCCACGCCCTCGGCCCCCCAGGAGAGCGCCTCCTCCGCCTCCTCCGGCGAGCCCAGGTTGGCGGAGACCTCGATCCGGCGCCCGTCCCGCGTGCGCCCCTCGATGTGGCGGTACTCCTTCAGCAGCGCGGCCTCCGCGTCGGACCTCCGCCGCCGCCGCTCGAAGAGCTCCAGCGTCCCGGGGTCCGGGTCGGCCACCGCGTATCCCTCCCCCCCGTCCAGCGCCACCACGGAGGCCCCGAACGCCTTCTCCAGCTCCTCCCCCACCCCCACCACCGCCGGTATCCCTAAGGAGCGGGCCATTATCGCGACGTGGGAGGTGCGCGAGCCCTCGGCGGTGACGAACCCCAGAACCTTCTCCCTGGGAAGCCGGGCCGTGTCGGAGGGGAGCAGGTTGCGGGCCAGGATCACAGAGGGGCGATCAAGGCCCTCTATCCCGGAGGAGGGGCCGCCGACCAGCTCGGTGGCGATCTGGGCCGCCACATCGCGCACGTCGTCGGCCCGCGCCGCCATGTACTCGTCGTCCATGGCGGCGAACGACCGGGCGTACTCCTCGCCCACGGCGAGAACCGCGGCCCCGGCGCCCTCCCTCCCCTCGCGCACCCTCCGCTCCACCTCGGCGGCGAGCTCCGGGTCCCCGGCGATCTCGGCGTGGGCCTCGAAGATGGCCGCCTCCTCCCCGCTCCCGGCCTCCCGCAGCCGGGCGGCGGTCTCGGAGAGCCTCTCCCGAACGGCCTCCACGGCCCGCCGGAAGCGCGAGATCTCCTCCTCCACCGCCCCCTCGGGAACGTTCCCCGCGGGCCGCGGGCCGCGGGGGGCGTACACGTAGGCGGGCCCCACGGCCACCCCCTCCGAGGCCGCCACGCCCGAGAGCTTCAAAGGGATGCCCACGCGGCTAGGGCTCCTCCGAGGTCACGATCTCAACCAGCGCCTCGACGGCCTCCTCCGCGTCCTCGCCCTCGGCCCGGATCACCACCCGGTCGCCCTTCTTCGCCCCGAGGGTCATGAGCTTCAGCGGGCTCTTGGCGTTGGCCTCCTTGCCGTCCTTTATGACCACGATGTCCGAGACGAACTGCTTGGCCGTCCCCACGAACCTGGCCGCAGGCCTGGCGTGCAGCCCCTCCTCGGGCACCACCGTGGCTTCGCGTTCTACCATAAGGCTCCTCACACTGCGCTGCGCACCACAACCCAACTCCACGCGCCGGGGTTCCCCGGCCAGCACAGGCAGTCTATACCAGCGCGGTCAGGAAAGCCTAGCGCGGCGCCATCCGGATGGCGCCGTCGAGCCTTATGACCTCGCCGTTGAGCATCTCGTTCTCGACGATGTGCCGCGCAAGCGCAGCGTACTCCTCCGGCCTGCCCAGCCGCCGCGGAAACGGTACCTGCTCCCCCAACGACTCCCGCACACCCTCCGGCAGCGCAGCCAGCATCGGGGTCTGGAAGATGCCCGGGGCTATCGTTGCAACCCTTATGCCGTGCTCGGCCAGCTCGCGCGCTATGGGCAGCGTCATGGAGACCACCCCTCCCTTGGACGCAGAGTAGGCTGCCTGCCCGATCTGGCCCTCAAACGCCGCCACGCTCGCGGTGTTGACGATCACCCCCCGCTCTCCGCCCTCCGTCGGCTCGTTCCCGGCCATGGCCGCCGCCGCAAGCCGGATGGCGTTGAAGGTGCCTACCAGGTTTACCTGCACGGCGCGCACGAAGTCCTCTAGCGGGTGGATGCCCTTCTTGCCGAGCACCTTCCTGGCCGGTCCTATCCCGGCGCAGTTTATGAGGCCGTGCAGCGCACCGAAGCTCTGCAGGGCAGCGTCCACCGCTTTCCGCACGCTGCCTTCGTCGGTGACGTCGGTGCGCACAAAGCGCGCCCTCTCCCCTATCCCGGCGGCCGTCTCCTCGCCCGCCGCCTCGTTCACGTCGGCCACCACGACGCCGGCGCCGTTCTGGGCGAACAGGCGCGCGGTAGCAGCCCCGAGCCCGGAGGCCCCGCCGGTGATGAGGAACGTCCTGTTCTCCAGCCGCAAGTCTCCTCCCTCTCTTCCGTCTCTAGTCCTCGACGCGCAGCACCAGCGCGGCCCCGGTGTCCCCGGCGGCGCAGCCGGTGAAGAGCCCCGTCCCGCCGCCGCGCAGCCTCAG is a window of Rubrobacter xylanophilus DSM 9941 DNA encoding:
- the ptsP gene encoding phosphoenolpyruvate--protein phosphotransferase; the protein is MGIPLKLSGVAASEGVAVGPAYVYAPRGPRPAGNVPEGAVEEEISRFRRAVEAVRERLSETAARLREAGSGEEAAIFEAHAEIAGDPELAAEVERRVREGREGAGAAVLAVGEEYARSFAAMDDEYMAARADDVRDVAAQIATELVGGPSSGIEGLDRPSVILARNLLPSDTARLPREKVLGFVTAEGSRTSHVAIMARSLGIPAVVGVGEELEKAFGASVVALDGGEGYAVADPDPGTLELFERRRRRSDAEAALLKEYRHIEGRTRDGRRIEVSANLGSPEEAEEALSWGAEGVGLFRTEFLFMERDELPSEEEQYAAYRRVVEVFGERPVIVRTLDVGGDKDLPGIDRPAEENPFLGWRGIRMSLDLPDLFRTQLRAVLRAAAHGNLKVMFPMVTGVEEVRAAREHLEECRRELEEEGTPCGPLEAGVMIETPAAAILAGELAREVSFFSIGTNDLIQYTLAADRGNERLRRLYRADHPAVLELIRHTCEAAREAGIWVGACGEAAGDPGMIPYLVRLGVTELSMSPPSIPRAKKILSEL
- a CDS encoding 3-hydroxyacyl-CoA dehydrogenase translates to MRLENRTFLITGGASGLGAATARLFAQNGAGVVVADVNEAAGEETAAGIGERARFVRTDVTDEGSVRKAVDAALQSFGALHGLINCAGIGPARKVLGKKGIHPLEDFVRAVQVNLVGTFNAIRLAAAAMAGNEPTEGGERGVIVNTASVAAFEGQIGQAAYSASKGGVVSMTLPIARELAEHGIRVATIAPGIFQTPMLAALPEGVRESLGEQVPFPRRLGRPEEYAALARHIVENEMLNGEVIRLDGAIRMAPR
- a CDS encoding HPr family phosphocarrier protein; translation: MVEREATVVPEEGLHARPAARFVGTAKQFVSDIVVIKDGKEANAKSPLKLMTLGAKKGDRVVIRAEGEDAEEAVEALVEIVTSEEP